TCCTCCGGGTCCGGCGCCCACCCCTCGTCGAGCACGGCGAGTGCCGCGACCCCGCCGTACCGCCAGGCGCGTACCGCCGCATCCAGGTCCGCGGGCGGGCGGCCGGACCCCGCGGCCAGCCGCGCCCCGATCCGCGCGTCCGGCCGGGCATCCGCGGCGAGCCGCACCGCGTCCTGCTGCGGCGTCAGCTCCGCCGGGAGCGGCTGCTCCTCGTGCCCCGGAGCCAGGGCGTCCAGCAGCATCCGGTGGGCCCGCACCGCGCTGTCGGCCGCCAGCACCTCCAGCGCCGCCGGGTCGATGCCGGGCGCGGGCGGGGTCTCCGTGTCCAGCGACGGCCCGAGCCCGGGGGCGTCGGGGGCCGACGGGGGAGCGGGGAGCGGCGGAAGGATTCCGGCCGCCGCGAACGCGTCCCCGGCCGGGACCCCGGCAACCTCCCGCTCCGCATCGTCGGTGGCCCCGCTCTCCCCTCCGTCCCCCAGCCGGACCGCACGGGCGGCGCTGCGCACCTGGAGCTCGTCCAGCAGCCGCCGCTCCTCGCGCCCCCGCATCAGCAGCAGGACGAACGGGTCCTCGTCCAGCAACCGCGCCACCTGGTAGCAGAGGGCGCCCGAGTGCGGGCAGTGGTCCCAGGCCCCGCAGGTGCACTCCGGCTCCAGGTCCCCGATGCCCGGCAGGAGCTCGACCCCGGCGCTCGCCGCGTCCTCCACCAGATGCGGCGGCATCTCCCGGTCCAGCAGCGCCGCGATGTGCCCGGCCCGGTCCACGGCCATGTCCAGGAACCGGTCCCAGGCCTCCGCACCGAGCTGCTGGAGCAGGACGTCGCTGCGGTAGGCCGTGCCGTCGCGGTCCCGCACCATCGCCGTGATCCGCCCCGGCCGTACGGAGACCGCCCCGACCCCGCCCTTCCGGGCCAGTTGGCGGCCCTG
This sequence is a window from Streptomyces parvus. Protein-coding genes within it:
- a CDS encoding SWF or SNF family helicase; the protein is MSDEYGYEDESPYGTEYGAGDAEAPGGDDGAGASRHGGRGPERTFAALPPAQGRGFATSWWGRAWLQALEETALDGQQLKQGRQLARKGGVGAVSVRPGRITAMVRDRDGTAYRSDVLLQQLGAEAWDRFLDMAVDRAGHIAALLDREMPPHLVEDAASAGVELLPGIGDLEPECTCGAWDHCPHSGALCYQVARLLDEDPFVLLLMRGREERRLLDELQVRSAARAVRLGDGGESGATDDAEREVAGVPAGDAFAAAGILPPLPAPPSAPDAPGLGPSLDTETPPAPGIDPAALEVLAADSAVRAHRMLLDALAPGHEEQPLPAELTPQQDAVRLAADARPDARIGARLAAGSGRPPADLDAAVRAWRYGGVAALAVLDEGWAPDPEDLGRARARLGEAWEAGERPALRASGQARWTVAGADLQLRLDRDGRWWPYRKERGRWVPAGPADDDPAGALAGAEDGA